The sequence CACCGCGTTCGTCCGGATCGTGACCGGCGCGATCATGACCTGGATCATCGGTCAGGCGCTCGTCAACATCGCCGTCGTCCTGGGGCTCCTCCCGGTGCTCGGGGTGCCTCTCCCGCTCATCAGCGCGGGAGGGTCGTCGCTCATCTTCGTGCTCGCGGCGCTCGGCGTGGTGCTCTCGTTCCTGCACCACGCGCCCGACGCCGAGGCGTCCGAGATCGCGACCCGCGAGCGGGTAGGGTCTCTCCGGTGACGACGTACCTCCTCGCCGGCGGCGGCACCGCCGGGCATGTGAACCCCCTCCTCGCGACGGCCGACCGGCTGCGTCGGAGGGAGCCGGGGGCGGTCATCCTGGTGCTCGGCACCGCCGAGGGCCTCGAGGCCCGACTGGTGCCAGCCCGCGGCTACGAGCTGCTCACGGTGCCCCGACTTCCGTTCCCGCGCCGTCTGAACGCGAAGGCCCTCGCCTTCCCGAAGCGCATCGTCTCGTCCATCTCCGGCGTCCGGCGGCTGCTCGCCGAGCACCGGGTCGACGTCGTCGTCGGGTTCGGCGGCTACGCGGCAGCGCCCGCCTACCTCGCCGCCTGGCGGAGCCGCGTGCCGATCGTCGTGCACGAGGCCAACGCGAAGCCGGGCATGGCGAACGTCCTCGGATCGTTCCTCACGAAGCACGTCGGCGTCGTCTTCGCCTCGACGAGGCTCCGGCACGGACGCCAGGTCGGCATGCCCCTCCGCGACGAGATCGAGAACCTCGACCGCCACGGCGTGAAGAGCGAGGCGCTGCAGTTCTTCGGCCTCGACCCCGCGAAGCCGACCCTTCTCGTGACCGGCGGCTCCACGGGTGCGAGGCGCCTGAACGAGACGGTGTCGCGCTCGGCCGAGGCCGTGCTCGGGGCCGGTTGGCAGATCCTGCACATCACCGGCGAGAAGTCCGAGCTCTCGAGCACCTCCCTCGCCGACTACCACCTCCTGAAGTACTGCGACCGGATGGACCTCGCCCTCGCCGCGGCCGACTTCGTCGTCTCTCGAGCAGGATCCGCCACCGTCAGCGAGCTCACCGCGCTGGGCCTGCCCGCGGTCCTCATCCCGTATCCCGTCGGCAACGGCGAGCAGCGCTTCAACGCCACCGACGTGGTCGAGGCCGGGGGAGCCGAGCTCGTCGCCGACGCGCAGTTCACGCCGGCCTGGGTACGCTCCCACGTCGTGCCCGTCCTCCTCGACCGCGCCAGGATCGCCGACATGGCCGCCCGGAGCGCGTCCGTCGGCTTCCGCACCGGCGCCGACCGCATGGTCGACCTCGTCATCGAGGCCTCGTCCTCGTCTCCCCGAACCACGACCCTCAGCGAGAAGCCATGATCAAGCCCGACCTCAGCCAGCCTCTGCCCGAAGAACTCGGCCGGGTCCACTTCGTCGGCATCGGCGGCTCCGGCATGAGCGGCATCGCGCGGGTCTTCCTGGCGGCAGGCGTCAC is a genomic window of Frondihabitans peucedani containing:
- a CDS encoding UDP-N-acetylglucosamine--N-acetylmuramyl-(pentapeptide) pyrophosphoryl-undecaprenol N-acetylglucosamine transferase, with protein sequence MTTYLLAGGGTAGHVNPLLATADRLRRREPGAVILVLGTAEGLEARLVPARGYELLTVPRLPFPRRLNAKALAFPKRIVSSISGVRRLLAEHRVDVVVGFGGYAAAPAYLAAWRSRVPIVVHEANAKPGMANVLGSFLTKHVGVVFASTRLRHGRQVGMPLRDEIENLDRHGVKSEALQFFGLDPAKPTLLVTGGSTGARRLNETVSRSAEAVLGAGWQILHITGEKSELSSTSLADYHLLKYCDRMDLALAAADFVVSRAGSATVSELTALGLPAVLIPYPVGNGEQRFNATDVVEAGGAELVADAQFTPAWVRSHVVPVLLDRARIADMAARSASVGFRTGADRMVDLVIEASSSSPRTTTLSEKP